In one Nicotiana sylvestris chromosome 8, ASM39365v2, whole genome shotgun sequence genomic region, the following are encoded:
- the LOC104232677 gene encoding L10-interacting MYB domain-containing protein-like, with the protein MDSEANEMQHKQERLRTRWTPPLDKVFADLVVEQIKLGNRPNNVFDKKTWNYIRDEFNRQTNLNFNNNQLRKHLDVLRTRYCNLKSASDQNDALDDSCYIGFDLWEDIGAQPKPESSKPKECPIYEQLCTIFADSGAVGKYAQSSHYEGMDKSAGLDNLFKETSNLAPVNPSSPTPLHSAATSQQTTTRNVACKKRKCSSDIVPASDQSCGDKEIIDSMAEAMREMIAASKLQTVVMPQVDGRFSIHKCVKALDGIEGVPDHLYYAALDLFDNPSLREMFISLNSSSIRLTWLQGKCANHASFI; encoded by the exons ATGGATTCTGAAGCTAATGAAATGCAACACAAGCAAGAACGCTTGAGAACAAGGTGGACGCCCCCCCTGGACAAGGTCTTTGCTGACCTTGTTGTTGAGCAGATTAAGCTGGGGAACCGGCCGAATAATGTATTTGATAAGAAAACATGGAATTACATACGTGATGAATTCAATAGACAGACCAATCTTAATTTCAATAATAACCAGCTAAGAAAGCACCTTGATGTGTTGCGTACTCGTTACTGTAACCTTAAATCTGCTTCTGATCAAAATGATGCTTTGGACGATTCTTGCTACATTGGTTTTGACCTTTGGGAAGACATTGGG GCTCAGCCGAAGCCTGAATCAAGCAAACCCAAGGAGTGCCCTATCTATGAGCAGCTGTGCACAATATTTGCTGACTCTGGTGCCGTTGGGAAGTACGCCCAATCAAGTCACTATGAAGGGATGGACAAATCTGCTGGGCTAGATAACTTATTTAAAGAAACTAGCAACTTGGCTCCTGTAAATCCTTCATCGCCAACACCTTTACATAGCGCTGCTACTTCACAACAAACTACAACAAGGAATGTAGCTTGTAAAAAGAGGAAGTGTTCATCAGATATAGTTCCTGCTTCTGACCAGAGCTGTGGGGATAAAGAGATAATTGATTCTATGGCAGAAGCGATGCGGGAGATGATTGCTGCTTCAAAGTTGCAGACAGTTGTTATGCCGCAAGTTGATGGAAGATTTTCAATCCATAAATGTGTCAAAGCGTTGGATGGGATAGAAGGCGTTCCAGACCATCTTTATTATGCAGCTTTGGATCTATTCGACAATCCCAGTCTAAGGGAGATGTTCATTTCTCTTAACAGCAGCAGCATACGACTGACATGGTTGCAGGGAAAATGTGCTAATCATGCTTCATTTATCTAG